In one window of Thalassotalea agarivorans DNA:
- the gorA gene encoding glutathione-disulfide reductase: MTQHFDYLAIGAGSGGIASANRAAKHGAKAAVIEAKYIGGTCVNVGCVPKKAMWYAGQIADALHYAHDYGFNVKSEGFTWSRLVKNREEYIERIHAAYGRGFAANGVTVIEGFAKFVDKNTVEVNGERITADHITIATGGRPSIPNIEGAEYGIDSDGFFAMTEQPKSVAVIGAGYIAVELAGVLHALGSESHLLVRKEKPLRNFDDMLSDTLVEQMAKHGPTLHTLSVPTRIEKHDDGMLTVHLENGKSVGPVEKVIWAIGREAATDKINIEATGVKVEANGEIHTDKYQNTNVPGIYAVGDITGKAQLTPVAVAAGRRLSERLFNNKPDSHLDYSNIATVVFSHPVIGTVGLTEKEAIAEYGEDNVKVYTSQFTALYQAITEDYRDPTRMKLVTIGPDEKIVGIHSIGFGSDELLQGFAVAMKMGATKLDFDNTVAIHPTSAEEFVTMT, encoded by the coding sequence ATGACTCAACATTTTGATTATTTAGCCATAGGCGCTGGTAGCGGTGGTATTGCTTCAGCTAACCGAGCGGCAAAACATGGTGCTAAAGCGGCTGTCATTGAAGCTAAATATATTGGCGGCACGTGTGTAAACGTCGGTTGTGTTCCCAAAAAAGCGATGTGGTATGCCGGGCAAATAGCTGACGCACTCCACTACGCCCATGACTATGGCTTTAACGTAAAAAGCGAAGGCTTTACTTGGTCGCGCCTTGTTAAAAATCGCGAAGAGTATATCGAGCGTATCCATGCCGCTTATGGCAGAGGCTTTGCTGCCAATGGTGTAACCGTGATTGAAGGCTTTGCAAAGTTTGTTGATAAAAATACTGTAGAGGTCAATGGCGAGCGCATTACTGCAGACCACATTACTATAGCTACAGGTGGCCGCCCGTCTATTCCGAACATTGAAGGTGCGGAATATGGTATCGATTCCGATGGCTTTTTTGCAATGACCGAACAACCTAAATCAGTTGCTGTGATTGGCGCGGGCTACATTGCGGTTGAACTTGCTGGTGTATTGCATGCTTTAGGCAGCGAGTCGCATTTATTAGTGCGAAAAGAAAAGCCACTGCGTAACTTCGACGATATGCTAAGTGACACCTTAGTTGAACAAATGGCAAAGCATGGCCCTACTTTACACACATTAAGCGTGCCAACGCGTATTGAAAAACATGATGATGGCATGTTAACGGTGCACCTAGAAAACGGTAAATCTGTAGGCCCAGTAGAAAAAGTGATTTGGGCCATTGGCCGAGAAGCAGCCACTGACAAAATCAATATTGAAGCGACAGGCGTAAAAGTAGAAGCCAACGGTGAAATTCATACCGACAAATACCAAAATACTAACGTGCCGGGTATATATGCGGTAGGTGATATTACTGGTAAGGCGCAGCTTACGCCGGTTGCCGTAGCCGCAGGTCGTCGTTTGTCAGAGCGCTTGTTTAACAATAAGCCTGATTCACACTTAGACTATTCGAACATTGCCACTGTGGTGTTTTCTCACCCTGTTATTGGCACAGTTGGTTTAACTGAAAAAGAAGCAATCGCTGAGTACGGTGAAGATAATGTTAAAGTCTACACGTCTCAGTTTACTGCGCTGTATCAAGCGATCACTGAAGACTATCGTGACCCTACACGCATGAAACTAGTAACTATTGGTCCAGACGAAAAAATAGTGGGTATACACAGTATCGGTTTTGGTAGTGATGAATTGCTACAAGGTTTTGCCGTAGCGATGAAAATGGGCGCAACCAAGCTTGATTTTGACAATACCGTG